One part of the Sporosarcina ureae genome encodes these proteins:
- the ehuA gene encoding ectoine/hydroxyectoine ABC transporter ATP-binding protein EhuA: MVEPIVQYKDVHKSFGETKVLKGIDLDIKPSEKVALIGPSGSGKTTIIRLLMTLEEPTSGVIEVNGRNLWMMQKKGEWVTADEKHLRSIRGDIGMVFQHFNLFPHMTILDNCMLAPVLVKNESKAEVKATAVEMLEKVGLGDKIELFPSQLSGGQKQRVAMARALMMRPQVMLFDEVTSALDPELVGEVLEVIRDLAKEGEMAMILVTHEMDFALDIADRVVFLNEGVIEEEGSPSEILLNPESERLQDFLGRFTNNR, from the coding sequence ATCGTGGAACCGATCGTACAATATAAAGACGTGCATAAATCATTCGGAGAGACGAAAGTGTTAAAAGGTATCGACTTGGATATCAAACCTTCCGAAAAAGTCGCGCTCATCGGGCCAAGTGGTTCTGGTAAAACGACGATCATTCGTCTGTTGATGACACTTGAAGAACCTACCTCAGGCGTCATTGAAGTGAATGGCCGAAACTTGTGGATGATGCAGAAAAAAGGCGAGTGGGTGACAGCGGATGAAAAACATCTACGTTCCATTCGTGGGGATATCGGGATGGTGTTCCAGCATTTTAACCTATTTCCGCATATGACCATTCTCGACAACTGCATGCTGGCACCTGTACTTGTTAAGAACGAAAGCAAGGCAGAAGTGAAGGCGACGGCAGTGGAGATGCTGGAGAAAGTGGGTCTTGGTGACAAGATTGAACTGTTCCCATCGCAGCTGTCAGGCGGTCAGAAACAGCGTGTCGCAATGGCGCGAGCGCTAATGATGCGTCCACAAGTAATGTTGTTTGACGAAGTAACATCTGCACTAGATCCAGAGCTCGTCGGCGAGGTGCTTGAGGTGATTCGTGATCTTGCGAAAGAAGGCGAGATGGCGATGATTCTCGTGACACATGAAATGGATTTCGCACTCGACATTGCAGACCGTGTAGTATTTTTGAATGAAGGTGTGATCGAGGAAGAAGGGTCGCCGTCCGAGATTTTACTGAATCCTGAAAGCGAGCGACTGCAAGACTTCTTGGGACGCTTTACGAATAATCGATAA
- the ehuD gene encoding ectoine/hydroxyectoine ABC transporter permease subunit EhuD, whose amino-acid sequence MTWSWDVFFSVIPLIFKGLWITVGLTLACYLFAAVFGFVWVFISRLPWRPVRWLFGWIAEFIRSTPPLVQLFFIYYAWPMMPVVGVSLNPFVAAILGLGIHFSTYMSEVYRSGIESVDKGQWEASTALNLSTRQKWTKIILPQAIPPTIPMLGNYLIIMFKEVPLASTIGVVAMLHIANDYGAQYYKYVEPLTVVALFFLLVSYPSALLINKLEKKYNRRFDKKTLA is encoded by the coding sequence ATGACTTGGAGTTGGGATGTATTCTTTTCCGTTATTCCACTGATATTTAAAGGGTTATGGATTACAGTCGGTTTGACGCTTGCTTGCTACTTATTCGCTGCGGTCTTTGGTTTCGTATGGGTATTCATTAGTCGATTACCTTGGCGACCTGTGCGTTGGTTGTTCGGTTGGATTGCGGAATTTATCCGTTCGACACCGCCACTCGTACAACTATTCTTCATCTACTATGCATGGCCGATGATGCCGGTTGTAGGCGTCTCGCTCAATCCATTTGTAGCCGCAATTTTAGGTCTCGGTATTCATTTCAGTACGTATATGTCTGAAGTGTATCGTTCAGGTATTGAGTCCGTTGATAAAGGGCAGTGGGAAGCTTCGACTGCACTCAATCTATCGACGCGTCAAAAGTGGACAAAAATTATTTTACCGCAAGCGATTCCACCGACTATACCGATGCTCGGAAATTACTTGATTATCATGTTCAAAGAAGTACCACTAGCTTCAACAATTGGTGTAGTGGCGATGTTACATATCGCGAACGACTACGGAGCGCAGTACTACAAATACGTTGAGCCATTAACTGTAGTGGCGTTGTTCTTCCTATTAGTGAGCTACCCATCTGCATTATTGATCAATAAATTAGAGAAGAAATACAATCGTCGGTTCGATAAGAAGACGTTAGCGTAA
- the ehuC gene encoding ectoine/hydroxyectoine ABC transporter permease subunit EhuC, whose product MSSLPDIFSTVVQGLGITLQVLVLSIICASIIAFVAGLSRVNTNPLIKGFTGFYVEIFRGTSLIVQLFWFSYALPGLFNIHLGSDIWVAVLAISLNYGAYMSEIVRGSIQAVAAGQTEASIALNLSKFQRMRHIILPQALRMMLPEYGNYLIQILKATSLVSLIGLTDLLYYGNIYRSTHLSESPMVYVLLLVMYFIIALPMIFFTRKMESVSKKGVAS is encoded by the coding sequence GTGAGTTCCTTACCCGATATTTTTTCCACTGTTGTACAAGGGTTAGGCATTACGCTGCAAGTGCTAGTTCTATCGATTATCTGTGCGAGTATCATCGCATTCGTCGCGGGCTTGTCACGTGTCAATACGAATCCCCTTATTAAAGGGTTCACTGGTTTCTACGTGGAGATTTTCCGTGGCACGTCATTGATCGTACAGCTGTTTTGGTTCTCTTATGCGTTACCCGGTTTATTCAATATTCACCTAGGTAGCGATATATGGGTAGCCGTGCTAGCAATATCCTTAAACTATGGAGCGTACATGTCTGAAATTGTACGAGGGTCTATTCAAGCCGTAGCTGCTGGGCAGACAGAAGCTTCTATTGCGTTGAACCTATCGAAGTTTCAACGCATGCGTCATATTATTCTTCCGCAAGCCCTACGCATGATGCTACCTGAATACGGAAATTATTTAATTCAAATTTTAAAAGCAACATCTTTGGTTTCGTTGATCGGTTTAACTGATTTGCTATATTACGGGAATATTTACCGAAGCACGCACTTGTCGGAATCTCCGATGGTCTACGTACTTTTACTCGTCATGTACTTTATTATTGCGTTGCCAATGATTTTCTTCACTAGAAAGATGGAGAGCGTATCGAAGAAAGGAGTGGCTAGCTGA
- the ehuB gene encoding ectoine/hydroxyectoine ABC transporter substrate-binding protein EhuB, whose translation MKKSAISVLAVMLLVLLAACGNGDSDSSGSKDGSKLDNLKEKGVVKVGFANEKPYAYEEDGELQGAAVAIAKAVFENLGVAEVDGQLSDFGQLIPGLGAGKYDVITAGMAITPDRCSSVSFGEPEIKYGEGLIVETGNPMNLKSYKDIAANPDVKVAVMSGATEKDFMIREGIAEDQIMMVPDIPASFSAVESGRAAVTTGTEMTIKMALESANNEKLEFVTDFEQPDIEGVPSFGAAAFSNDDDELREAYNEELQKLKDNGEIAALIEPFGFTEEMNIVEDDITTESVCNGDNY comes from the coding sequence ATGAAGAAATCGGCGATAAGTGTTTTGGCGGTGATGCTGCTTGTGTTACTAGCGGCTTGTGGGAATGGGGATTCAGATTCATCTGGCAGTAAAGATGGTAGCAAATTAGATAATTTAAAAGAAAAGGGCGTTGTCAAAGTCGGCTTTGCCAATGAGAAACCGTATGCGTATGAAGAAGACGGAGAATTGCAAGGTGCAGCGGTCGCTATTGCCAAAGCGGTCTTTGAAAACTTGGGTGTGGCCGAGGTAGATGGTCAACTGTCTGATTTCGGTCAATTAATCCCAGGCTTGGGCGCAGGAAAATATGATGTCATCACGGCGGGTATGGCTATTACGCCGGACCGTTGTTCAAGTGTTTCATTTGGAGAGCCGGAAATTAAATATGGTGAAGGCTTGATCGTTGAGACAGGAAATCCTATGAACTTAAAGAGTTATAAAGATATCGCAGCCAACCCAGACGTCAAAGTGGCAGTGATGAGTGGCGCAACAGAGAAGGACTTCATGATTCGTGAAGGGATTGCTGAAGACCAGATCATGATGGTTCCTGATATTCCTGCATCTTTCTCAGCAGTAGAATCAGGGCGTGCAGCAGTGACAACAGGTACAGAAATGACGATCAAAATGGCTCTTGAATCTGCGAACAATGAAAAACTTGAATTTGTTACAGATTTCGAACAGCCAGACATTGAAGGAGTACCAAGCTTTGGTGCCGCAGCATTCTCAAATGATGATGATGAATTACGTGAAGCATATAACGAAGAATTACAGAAATTGAAGGATAATGGCGAAATCGCAGCGTTGATTGAACCATTTGGCTTCACTGAAGAAATGAATATAGTAGAAGACGACATTACGACGGAAAGTGTATGTAACGGCGATAACTACTAA
- the clpP gene encoding ATP-dependent Clp endopeptidase proteolytic subunit ClpP: MNLIPTVIEQTNRGERAYDIYSRLLKDRIIMLGSGIDDNVANSIVAQLLFLEAEDPEKDISIYINSPGGSITAGMAIYDTMQYIKPDIRTICVGMAASMGAFLLTAGTEGKRYALPNAEVMIHQPLGGAQGQATEIEIAAKRILHLREKLNQILADRTGQPIDVIAKDTDRDNFMTAERAKEYGLIDHVLERNEIEKK; encoded by the coding sequence TTGAATCTAATTCCTACAGTTATTGAACAAACAAACCGTGGTGAGAGAGCGTACGACATTTACTCTCGTCTATTGAAAGACCGTATTATCATGTTGGGTAGCGGCATTGACGACAACGTAGCCAACTCTATCGTTGCACAATTGCTCTTCCTAGAAGCTGAAGATCCAGAAAAAGACATCTCGATCTACATTAACAGCCCAGGTGGAAGCATTACAGCAGGTATGGCGATCTACGATACAATGCAATACATCAAACCAGACATCCGCACAATCTGTGTAGGCATGGCAGCATCAATGGGTGCATTCTTGCTAACAGCCGGTACAGAAGGCAAACGCTACGCATTGCCAAACGCAGAAGTCATGATTCACCAACCACTAGGTGGCGCACAAGGTCAGGCAACTGAAATCGAAATTGCCGCAAAACGCATCTTGCACCTACGCGAAAAACTAAATCAAATCCTAGCAGATCGCACTGGCCAGCCAATCGACGTCATCGCAAAAGACACAGACCGCGATAACTTCATGACTGCCGAACGCGCAAAAGAATACGGCCTAATCGACCACGTTCTAGAACGCAACGAAATCGAAAAGAAATAA
- a CDS encoding IS30 family transposase translates to MVAQLESTIQNRKNKHLSAFERGQIEALHKDGHTNREIGRRLGRVHQTIANELKRGTTIQLKTGRTSYTAYFAETGQAIYERNRLQCGAKSKLLMANEFVNFACDKILDQDWSPDAVVGFTSLQEEWKDRPTVSTKTLYNYIDLDVLRVRNIDLPMKLRRNTKVKHIRRNRRILGMSIAERPVEIEDRQEFGHWEIDTVEGQKSDDNALLTLVERKTRNYYAILLDDQDHDSVDFAINQLRQDFGELFSQVFKTITSDNGSEFSNLTKSLQGVTDVYFARPYAPYERGSNERHNGLLRRYIPKGKAISDYSTESIQRIYQTLNQLPRKILNYRQPSVLFEEELARLA, encoded by the coding sequence ATAGTGGCACAACTTGAGAGTACCATACAAAACCGTAAAAATAAACACCTGTCAGCTTTTGAGCGCGGTCAAATCGAGGCGCTTCACAAGGATGGACATACCAACCGAGAGATCGGTAGACGCTTAGGACGCGTTCATCAAACCATCGCGAATGAATTAAAGCGTGGAACCACAATCCAACTCAAAACTGGACGCACATCCTATACAGCCTATTTCGCTGAAACGGGACAGGCGATATATGAACGAAATCGACTTCAGTGCGGCGCAAAAAGTAAGCTGCTTATGGCCAATGAATTTGTCAATTTCGCGTGTGATAAAATCCTAGATCAGGACTGGTCACCAGACGCAGTCGTCGGGTTTACAAGCCTTCAAGAAGAGTGGAAAGACCGACCTACTGTGTCCACGAAAACCCTGTATAACTACATTGATTTAGACGTATTACGCGTTCGAAATATAGACTTGCCGATGAAACTGAGACGGAACACCAAAGTGAAACACATCCGAAGAAACCGTCGTATTTTGGGCATGAGCATCGCTGAACGTCCCGTTGAAATTGAAGATCGTCAAGAATTCGGTCATTGGGAAATTGATACGGTAGAAGGACAGAAGTCTGATGACAACGCATTATTGACGCTCGTTGAACGTAAAACGAGAAACTATTATGCCATCCTCCTAGATGATCAAGATCATGATTCGGTGGACTTTGCGATCAACCAGTTACGACAGGATTTTGGTGAGCTGTTTTCTCAAGTATTCAAAACGATTACGTCGGATAACGGCAGCGAGTTTTCTAATCTGACAAAGAGTCTTCAAGGTGTTACTGACGTCTATTTCGCTCGTCCATATGCACCGTATGAAAGAGGATCTAACGAGCGACACAATGGTCTGCTCAGACGATATATTCCCAAAGGAAAAGCAATTTCTGATTACTCTACAGAGTCTATTCAACGTATTTATCAGACACTGAATCAGTTGCCTAGGAAGATTTTGAACTATCGACAGCCATCCGTTTTGTTTGAAGAAGAGTTGGCTAGGTTAGCATAG
- a CDS encoding IS110 family transposase has product MNSKENTKINQVTEQTLVIGIDIAKHNHYATFVDERGRVLKKAFLVKQTRKGFEQFYQEILEGMKEFDKSHVIVGVEPTGHYWLNLAYFLEDYGIPLVVINPMHVKKVKELDDNLQTKNDKKDALTIARLMKDGRFSYPKLLRDQAANIRSCFTLEQTLIDDRTILKNRIHRWVDKYFPELFEVFSDFGAMVLGVLETTPLPAELVNMTTADLADQCAKASQMKQRRPKIAAKVIEVAQTSIGITVAPWGAKREIQCLIRQYRLLEEELAMIEEEIQSLIVQTADYEYLASFPGISRRTISGLLAEIGSFTDFESPRQLIKLAGLTLHENSSGKHKGMKKISKRGRRRLRAILFRAMHPILRNNPAFMKLHQYYTQRPQNPLRKKESMVVLCSKLLKVLHAMCTKKRKFDGEQMLADLHCLQLVA; this is encoded by the coding sequence ATGAATTCTAAAGAAAATACTAAAATTAATCAAGTCACAGAACAAACATTAGTGATAGGTATCGACATTGCTAAACATAATCATTACGCAACCTTTGTCGATGAACGTGGACGTGTTTTGAAAAAAGCATTTCTCGTTAAACAGACGCGTAAAGGGTTTGAACAGTTCTATCAAGAAATACTAGAGGGTATGAAAGAATTCGATAAATCGCATGTGATAGTGGGCGTGGAGCCTACAGGACATTACTGGTTGAATTTAGCATATTTCCTAGAGGACTACGGTATACCACTGGTCGTTATCAATCCGATGCATGTGAAGAAAGTTAAGGAATTAGATGATAATCTGCAAACCAAAAACGATAAGAAAGACGCTCTGACGATCGCACGGCTAATGAAAGATGGTCGTTTCTCATATCCGAAGCTTCTTCGGGATCAAGCAGCAAATATTCGTTCCTGTTTCACGCTTGAGCAAACTTTAATAGACGACCGCACCATTCTGAAAAACAGAATTCATCGATGGGTAGATAAATACTTCCCTGAGCTATTCGAGGTATTCTCAGATTTTGGAGCCATGGTTCTAGGTGTGTTGGAGACAACCCCGTTGCCTGCAGAGCTGGTCAATATGACAACAGCTGATTTAGCGGATCAATGCGCGAAAGCGAGTCAGATGAAGCAAAGGCGACCCAAAATAGCAGCTAAAGTCATTGAGGTAGCTCAGACATCCATTGGCATCACCGTGGCTCCTTGGGGAGCTAAACGAGAGATACAATGTCTCATTCGCCAATACCGTCTACTCGAGGAAGAACTTGCGATGATTGAAGAGGAAATACAATCCTTAATTGTCCAAACGGCTGATTATGAATATCTCGCTTCATTTCCGGGAATTTCCCGTAGAACTATTTCCGGTCTCTTAGCGGAGATTGGAAGTTTTACTGACTTTGAAAGTCCACGCCAATTAATTAAATTAGCGGGACTTACGTTACATGAGAATTCCTCTGGTAAACATAAGGGAATGAAGAAGATATCAAAACGAGGACGAAGACGATTACGGGCTATTTTATTCAGAGCAATGCATCCAATCCTTAGAAACAACCCTGCCTTTATGAAGCTTCATCAGTATTATACGCAACGACCTCAAAATCCCCTTCGTAAGAAGGAGTCGATGGTCGTGTTATGTAGCAAATTACTAAAGGTTCTTCATGCCATGTGTACAAAAAAGCGGAAATTTGATGGTGAGCAAATGCTTGCGGACCTTCACTGTTTACAATTAGTAGCATGA
- a CDS encoding HPr family phosphocarrier protein → MVEKTVIVGIKPGLQARQAALFVQEANKYTADIYLKKDSRQVNAKSIMGIMSLAIAKGTEITLITDGIDEDLALQNLADLVEVEQ, encoded by the coding sequence ATGGTAGAAAAAACAGTAATAGTAGGAATTAAGCCTGGTTTGCAAGCGCGACAGGCAGCGTTGTTTGTACAGGAGGCCAATAAGTATACGGCTGATATTTATTTGAAGAAGGATAGTCGTCAGGTGAATGCGAAGAGCATTATGGGGATTATGAGTTTGGCGATTGCGAAGGGAACGGAGATCACGTTGATTACGGACGGGATTGATGAGGATTTGGCCCTTCAGAATTTGGCTGATTTAGTCGAAGTGGAGCAGTGA
- the whiA gene encoding DNA-binding protein WhiA, whose amino-acid sequence MSFASKTKKELTQIEADDCCTKAEIAAFIRMNGVMSFSNKQLSLDVQTENASIARRLYSNVKALYPYKVELLVRKKMRLKKNNVYICRIRDGAKHLLVELSIMTDDFQMINTIDPQLIEKDCCARAYLRGAFLAGGSVNNPETSSYHLEVFSSYQEHSQSLVELMNRFQLNAKSIERKKGFIAYLKEAEKISDFLGIIGAHVSLMKFEDVRIMRDMRNSVNRLVNCETANLNKTIGAAQRQVENIKLIERTIGLDQLPERLQEIAQLRVAHQDVTLKELGELVTGATVSKSGVNHRLRKIEEIADRLR is encoded by the coding sequence ATGTCTTTTGCATCCAAAACGAAAAAAGAATTGACGCAGATTGAAGCGGATGATTGCTGTACGAAAGCTGAAATTGCAGCATTCATCCGTATGAATGGTGTCATGTCTTTTTCAAATAAACAACTGAGTCTCGACGTTCAAACAGAAAATGCCTCTATTGCGCGTCGTCTGTATTCGAACGTGAAGGCGCTATATCCGTATAAAGTGGAATTGCTTGTACGAAAAAAAATGCGTCTTAAGAAAAATAATGTATATATTTGCAGAATCCGTGACGGGGCCAAGCATTTATTGGTAGAATTATCGATTATGACGGATGATTTTCAAATGATCAATACGATCGATCCACAGCTAATTGAAAAAGACTGCTGTGCACGCGCGTACTTACGGGGAGCTTTCCTGGCAGGAGGTTCCGTTAATAACCCGGAGACGTCTTCTTATCATTTGGAAGTCTTCTCGAGCTATCAGGAACATAGTCAATCGCTTGTCGAGTTGATGAATCGTTTTCAATTGAATGCAAAGTCTATCGAGCGTAAAAAAGGATTTATCGCCTATCTGAAAGAAGCTGAAAAGATATCCGATTTCCTAGGCATCATCGGCGCACATGTATCCCTTATGAAGTTTGAGGATGTACGGATCATGCGCGATATGCGAAACAGTGTGAATCGATTGGTGAATTGTGAAACGGCCAATCTGAATAAAACAATCGGAGCGGCACAAAGACAAGTTGAAAATATTAAGTTGATTGAGCGCACGATTGGTTTGGATCAATTACCAGAACGTTTGCAAGAGATTGCTCAATTACGTGTTGCGCATCAAGATGTGACATTGAAAGAGCTAGGCGAGCTGGTGACGGGTGCAACGGTCAGTAAGTCGGGAGTCAATCATAGACTGCGTAAAATTGAAGAAATTGCAGATCGGTTACGTTGA